The following are encoded in a window of Arthrobacter sp. OAP107 genomic DNA:
- a CDS encoding DUF6457 domain-containing protein produces the protein MAVNDEMQILGEWYEQLARALEIPDLDVDQELLLDLARKSADHVIHAAAPVTAFLVGYAAGQGAGKNNAGSVGGSEATARAAGIAFRLCEDRAGSRGGKDAGRGGPAGAG, from the coding sequence ATGGCCGTCAACGATGAAATGCAGATCCTCGGTGAGTGGTACGAGCAGCTGGCGAGGGCGTTGGAGATCCCTGATCTCGACGTCGATCAGGAGCTGCTGCTGGACCTGGCGCGGAAATCTGCCGATCATGTCATTCATGCCGCGGCGCCGGTGACGGCTTTCCTGGTGGGCTACGCGGCGGGCCAGGGAGCCGGGAAAAACAACGCGGGCTCTGTAGGGGGCAGCGAAGCGACCGCCCGGGCCGCAGGCATCGCGTTCCGGCTGTGCGAGGACCGGGCCGGGAGCCGGGGCGGCAAGGACGCCGGACGCGGCGGCCCGGCCGGAGCGGGGTAG